From Mycolicibacterium nivoides, a single genomic window includes:
- a CDS encoding ABC transporter ATP-binding protein translates to MATQPALEVVGLVKAFGQLRALDSVAMKISPSAVTGLIGPNGSGKTTLFNAISGFLRPDTGAVMFHGRDITGMPTHQLARMGLKRTFQNTADFTDMSVLQNLLTSARSAPGERLWRLFTSPRDVAVGERALIDRAWQLLDRMALTELANTRAADLSIGQGRLLQIARLLMEPPSLLMLDEPSSGLNPEDQHRLSLTVRDLCTTENMTVLVIEHNMSFINAISDALYVMYDGRVIANGPPAQVISNPVVVETYLGAHHGTA, encoded by the coding sequence ATGGCCACGCAGCCGGCGCTCGAAGTAGTCGGGCTGGTAAAAGCTTTCGGCCAGTTACGGGCCCTCGACAGTGTGGCGATGAAGATCAGCCCCAGCGCGGTTACCGGCCTGATCGGACCAAACGGCTCCGGGAAAACGACGCTGTTCAACGCGATCTCCGGGTTCCTCCGACCTGACACAGGGGCGGTGATGTTCCACGGCCGTGACATCACGGGCATGCCGACGCATCAGCTCGCGCGGATGGGACTCAAGCGGACTTTCCAGAACACTGCCGATTTCACCGACATGTCAGTTCTGCAGAATCTGCTGACCTCGGCCCGCTCGGCGCCCGGTGAGCGCCTCTGGCGCCTGTTCACGTCACCACGCGACGTGGCAGTCGGGGAACGTGCCCTTATCGATCGCGCCTGGCAGTTGCTGGATCGGATGGCGCTGACTGAGCTGGCGAATACCCGCGCAGCAGATCTATCGATCGGGCAAGGACGTTTGCTCCAGATCGCACGTCTGCTCATGGAGCCGCCGTCGTTGCTGATGCTGGATGAGCCGTCGTCTGGGCTCAACCCTGAGGACCAGCATCGGCTGTCGTTGACGGTGCGGGATCTGTGCACCACAGAGAACATGACCGTCCTGGTGATCGAGCACAACATGTCGTTCATCAACGCGATCTCCGATGCGCTGTATGTCATGTACGACGGCCGAGTCATCGCGAACGGTCCACCGGCCCAGGTCATCAGCAATCCTGTCGTTGTCGAGACCTATCTGGGGGCGCACCATGGCACTGCTTGA
- a CDS encoding 3,4-dihydroxy-2-butanone-4-phosphate synthase, producing the protein MTARSCESRLAIERAVTALRAGSPVLVVNGTDDQVVADVVIAAAHATPHWTAWLVRFTSGLICAALPARRAEELDLPTMARDDDSNVEAPTFAVAVDAASGIGTGISATDRARTARVLASDSSRPTDLVRPGHVLPVKVAGCGVLKRRGSAEATVDLCDIAGLPPVGLTAALLGEDGELLREPAVSLFAQNHRLPVVHIDSVVHHRLFHGDGRRKRVTLVQNRLDQLAGRALRAVDFEDQLTGARHTVFIGTSVPDIDPPVYVITECVHGDPLLASGCECRVEFERCHERIAAHGGVIVYVRPPITSAPRFSVPQPELVAGCITAMLIELGFTTVTLADYVQHAQLKSVCELVVSGPAATSEPCTLSAAAP; encoded by the coding sequence ATGACGGCGCGCAGCTGTGAATCTCGGCTAGCGATCGAGCGCGCCGTTACGGCTCTGCGCGCCGGGTCTCCGGTTCTGGTTGTCAACGGCACCGATGACCAGGTCGTCGCCGACGTAGTGATCGCGGCCGCTCATGCCACACCGCATTGGACGGCATGGCTGGTGAGGTTCACCTCGGGGCTGATTTGTGCGGCGCTGCCCGCACGTCGAGCAGAGGAACTGGATCTGCCGACCATGGCCCGTGACGATGACTCAAATGTGGAAGCTCCCACGTTTGCGGTCGCGGTAGACGCCGCATCCGGTATCGGTACCGGCATCAGCGCGACCGACCGCGCCCGCACTGCGCGCGTTCTGGCAAGCGACAGCTCCCGGCCAACTGATCTGGTGCGGCCCGGTCACGTTCTCCCAGTGAAGGTTGCAGGCTGCGGGGTGCTCAAGCGCCGGGGGAGCGCAGAGGCGACGGTGGATCTTTGCGACATAGCGGGGCTGCCACCGGTAGGACTGACCGCTGCCCTCCTAGGGGAGGACGGCGAACTACTGCGGGAACCCGCAGTCAGTCTGTTCGCTCAGAACCATCGCTTGCCGGTGGTGCACATCGACAGCGTCGTGCACCACCGCCTTTTCCACGGTGATGGACGTCGCAAACGGGTCACGCTGGTTCAGAACCGACTGGACCAGCTGGCAGGCCGGGCGCTCAGAGCAGTCGACTTTGAAGACCAGCTGACGGGCGCTCGGCATACGGTTTTCATCGGCACCTCCGTACCTGATATCGATCCACCCGTGTATGTCATCACGGAATGTGTCCATGGTGACCCACTTCTAGCCTCTGGCTGCGAATGCAGAGTCGAGTTTGAGAGGTGTCACGAACGCATCGCCGCACACGGCGGAGTCATCGTGTACGTGCGGCCACCTATCACCTCAGCGCCGAGGTTCTCGGTGCCGCAGCCAGAGTTGGTCGCAGGTTGCATCACCGCGATGCTGATCGAGCTCGGTTTCACGACAGTGACTTTGGCCGACTACGTGCAACATGCACAGCTGAAGTCCGTGTGCGAGCTGGTCGTCTCTGGGCCTGCCGCGACCTCGGAGCCGTGCACGCTCTCCGCCGCTGCCCCCTGA
- a CDS encoding branched-chain amino acid ABC transporter permease has protein sequence MSTLLIAGGLAILMGIYAVAALALNLQFGVGGMVNFGVAAFFGIGAYSYALAVMPAQSGSYTYILGLGLPWWAGTIIGGLSAALLALLVGCGLLRVSGEYLAVVALALAEVIRQLFINQPAIANGARGLLDAPVPELDGIPGRAQSLYVAALVLVVLGISFLVFRRVTRSAYGRSLLAVNQNEAVARSLGVNVYTVKLKAFVFASFFMGLAGVMYVWYLSILTPSFFNVNITFTVFIALIIGGIGSNTGAVLGAVVLLGLREGLTYIEADFLTSEVMASLQDALQGLVLIVILLFWPGGLFRPRLASYPRPGTANLSHPVLATVAAGDR, from the coding sequence ATGAGCACTCTGCTGATTGCCGGTGGACTGGCCATCCTGATGGGCATCTACGCCGTCGCGGCCCTGGCGTTGAACCTGCAGTTCGGTGTTGGAGGCATGGTCAATTTCGGTGTCGCAGCGTTTTTCGGAATCGGAGCGTACTCCTACGCGCTCGCTGTGATGCCGGCCCAGTCCGGCTCGTACACCTACATTCTCGGGCTGGGCCTGCCGTGGTGGGCCGGCACCATCATAGGCGGCCTGTCTGCCGCACTTCTCGCCCTGCTGGTGGGATGCGGTCTGCTGAGGGTCAGCGGGGAGTACCTGGCGGTGGTGGCCCTGGCGTTGGCCGAGGTGATACGTCAGCTCTTCATCAACCAGCCGGCGATCGCCAATGGCGCGCGCGGCCTCCTGGACGCGCCGGTGCCGGAACTTGACGGCATCCCGGGACGAGCCCAGTCGCTGTATGTCGCGGCACTTGTGTTGGTGGTATTAGGAATTAGCTTCCTGGTCTTCCGTCGCGTGACGCGGTCGGCGTACGGCCGAAGTCTGCTTGCGGTGAACCAGAACGAGGCCGTTGCTCGCTCGCTGGGGGTCAACGTCTACACGGTCAAACTCAAAGCCTTTGTGTTCGCGTCGTTCTTCATGGGCCTGGCTGGGGTCATGTACGTCTGGTATCTGTCGATATTGACTCCGTCCTTCTTCAACGTGAACATCACCTTCACCGTCTTCATCGCGTTGATCATCGGGGGGATCGGCAGCAATACGGGTGCAGTGCTCGGTGCGGTGGTGCTTCTCGGCCTACGGGAAGGGCTCACCTATATCGAGGCGGACTTTCTCACCTCTGAAGTAATGGCCAGTCTGCAAGATGCCCTGCAAGGCCTCGTCTTGATCGTGATACTGCTGTTCTGGCCCGGGGGTCTGTTCCGGCCGCGATTGGCCAGCTATCCGAGACCCGGCACGGCGAACCTCTCCCATCCTGTGCTGGCCACGGTCGCGGCAGGAGACCGATGA
- a CDS encoding long-chain fatty acid--CoA ligase, protein MQNVPLTLTAILDGIDGTFGDSEVLTYAGANAVVQAATFSEIATRAAQLANGLAGFGIEAGDRVATFMWNNQRHLEAYLAVPCSGAVLHTLNIRLTPEQLGYIASHAGDKIIIVDASLLDTLLPALPLMPELAALVIAGDPTDAQLAEVSRLVPNVIAYEQLVNSQPTTFAWPVLDEHSAAAMCYTSGTTGDPKGVVYSHRSVYLHALAVCTANVAGISSRDRVLPIVPMFHVNAWGIPYASLMAGATLILPDRHLKPDTLVDMIAKHGATLSGGVPTVFNDMLLWLRDNPGHRIDSLRRVLCGGAAVPASLVAAYRDEFAVPLVQAWGMTETSPIVTIADVPGNAATTDQQRKLNSTGRFLFGAKGRIVDETGTVQPRDGRSVGEVQVRGPWITGGYHGGIDAESFSTDSDGQLWLHTGDIGHISADGYLTLTDRAKDVIKSGGEWISSVHLETTLIGHPDVVEAAVIGVPDTRWDERPLALVTLRPGSAARVEDLKAWLEERVQRWWLPERWAVVGSIARTGVGKYDKKLMRQRYHAGEIPVTVLPR, encoded by the coding sequence ATGCAGAACGTACCGCTGACGCTCACCGCGATCCTAGACGGAATCGACGGCACCTTCGGTGATTCAGAGGTCCTCACCTATGCAGGTGCCAACGCCGTCGTACAAGCCGCCACATTCTCTGAGATTGCCACGCGCGCAGCTCAACTGGCCAACGGATTGGCTGGCTTCGGAATCGAAGCCGGTGACCGGGTTGCGACCTTCATGTGGAACAACCAGCGGCACCTCGAGGCATACCTCGCCGTGCCCTGTTCTGGCGCGGTCCTGCACACACTCAACATTCGGCTCACGCCTGAGCAACTCGGCTATATCGCCTCCCATGCCGGGGACAAGATCATCATCGTTGATGCCAGTTTGCTCGACACGTTGCTCCCAGCGTTACCGCTGATGCCGGAGCTGGCGGCGCTGGTAATCGCCGGTGACCCGACCGACGCACAGCTGGCCGAGGTATCACGTCTGGTGCCCAACGTGATCGCCTATGAGCAACTCGTGAACAGCCAACCGACCACGTTCGCGTGGCCAGTGCTCGACGAACACAGCGCAGCCGCGATGTGTTACACCAGCGGAACCACCGGGGATCCCAAAGGCGTGGTCTACAGTCATCGGTCGGTCTATCTGCACGCCCTTGCCGTCTGCACGGCCAACGTGGCGGGAATCTCCTCCCGTGACCGGGTGCTTCCCATAGTCCCGATGTTTCACGTCAACGCGTGGGGCATTCCGTATGCGTCGCTGATGGCCGGCGCAACACTGATACTGCCGGACCGCCACCTCAAGCCCGACACGCTCGTCGATATGATCGCCAAACACGGCGCCACGTTGTCTGGCGGCGTCCCTACGGTTTTCAACGACATGTTGCTGTGGCTGCGCGACAATCCTGGCCATCGAATCGACTCGTTGCGGCGAGTGCTGTGTGGCGGCGCAGCGGTCCCGGCGTCCCTTGTCGCCGCGTATCGCGATGAATTCGCGGTTCCGCTGGTCCAAGCGTGGGGCATGACCGAAACCAGCCCCATCGTGACGATCGCCGACGTCCCAGGCAACGCGGCGACGACCGATCAGCAGCGAAAGCTCAACAGCACGGGCCGATTCCTGTTCGGTGCCAAAGGACGCATCGTCGACGAGACGGGCACTGTTCAGCCCCGCGACGGCCGATCGGTTGGCGAAGTACAGGTGCGTGGCCCCTGGATCACTGGCGGCTACCACGGCGGCATCGACGCCGAGAGCTTCTCCACCGACTCGGACGGACAACTCTGGCTCCACACCGGCGACATCGGACACATCAGCGCAGACGGATACCTGACGCTCACCGACCGAGCCAAAGACGTCATCAAATCCGGTGGCGAATGGATCAGCTCCGTGCACCTCGAAACCACTCTGATCGGTCATCCCGATGTGGTCGAAGCTGCTGTGATCGGCGTACCTGACACCCGTTGGGACGAACGACCACTCGCATTGGTGACCTTGCGCCCCGGCTCTGCCGCGCGGGTCGAAGATCTGAAGGCTTGGCTTGAGGAGCGCGTGCAGCGATGGTGGCTGCCTGAGCGGTGGGCCGTGGTCGGCTCTATCGCGCGCACCGGCGTCGGCAAGTACGACAAGAAGCTGATGCGGCAGCGATACCACGCCGGCGAGATTCCCGTCACCGTGCTGCCCCGCTAG
- a CDS encoding ABC transporter substrate-binding protein codes for MAVVVASGTALMGCGDGDGAAVIGVAAPLSGEAAVWGGPVDSMTRAVVEHVNKLGGINGTKLKVVSEDEKFNAEDGVRAVTKLINSDNAQFIVGPTSATFMATLNQAERNEVAIASPYAGMVEFDARSNPYTFRTVGPDTFDGLTVAKNLWDRGFKTVSILYENVDSARSTSNWVDSFYTKLGGEVVAKVAFNGGQTSYLPEVRSAFEPEPDIVFLAGSVEPAVPILREWARLGLPGKWSLIAELSYPVLLKEVGAQYLEGAYGQSAMAADSPAIAGMRKLLTEAYGEQNGNEIAEQPTAGLTYDAIVSAVLAMAAGGQATGVAIAENLHKVTDPGGKPVYTLDEGLELLGKGEKIDYQGASGPVDYTPTNTATPDYGIFQVVDGKWKVMERYAGTELYDLAEELD; via the coding sequence ATGGCCGTCGTCGTGGCTTCCGGGACAGCCCTGATGGGGTGCGGCGACGGCGACGGAGCGGCAGTCATCGGTGTTGCCGCACCGTTGTCCGGAGAAGCCGCGGTATGGGGTGGCCCGGTCGATTCGATGACCCGCGCGGTTGTGGAGCACGTCAACAAGCTTGGCGGCATCAACGGAACCAAGCTCAAAGTGGTGAGCGAGGATGAGAAGTTCAACGCCGAGGACGGAGTCCGTGCGGTGACCAAGCTCATCAACAGCGACAACGCACAGTTTATCGTCGGTCCGACATCGGCGACCTTCATGGCGACGCTCAACCAGGCCGAGCGCAACGAAGTGGCGATTGCATCGCCGTACGCGGGCATGGTGGAATTCGACGCCCGATCCAATCCCTACACCTTCCGCACTGTCGGGCCAGATACTTTCGACGGTTTGACGGTGGCGAAGAACCTCTGGGACCGAGGCTTCAAGACCGTGTCCATCCTGTACGAGAACGTGGACTCCGCGCGCAGTACGTCCAACTGGGTCGACAGCTTCTACACAAAGCTCGGCGGCGAGGTCGTGGCGAAGGTCGCGTTCAACGGCGGTCAAACTTCTTATCTCCCAGAGGTCCGCAGCGCCTTCGAGCCCGAGCCCGACATCGTTTTCCTCGCCGGCTCTGTTGAGCCGGCTGTGCCGATCTTGCGCGAGTGGGCGCGATTGGGTCTGCCCGGCAAATGGTCTCTCATCGCCGAGCTGTCTTATCCGGTCTTGCTCAAGGAAGTTGGCGCTCAGTACCTCGAAGGCGCATATGGTCAGTCCGCCATGGCCGCTGATTCCCCGGCCATCGCGGGCATGCGGAAGCTTCTGACCGAGGCGTACGGAGAGCAGAACGGCAATGAGATCGCTGAACAGCCCACCGCCGGCCTGACCTACGACGCGATCGTCTCGGCTGTTCTGGCGATGGCGGCCGGGGGACAAGCGACAGGAGTCGCGATCGCCGAAAACTTGCACAAAGTAACAGATCCTGGCGGAAAGCCGGTCTACACGCTCGATGAAGGACTGGAGCTATTGGGCAAAGGTGAGAAAATCGATTACCAGGGAGCATCTGGTCCCGTCGACTACACGCCGACGAACACAGCGACGCCTGACTACGGCATCTTCCAGGTGGTCGATGGCAAGTGGAAGGTCATGGAGCGTTACGCGGGGACCGAACTCTACGACTTGGCTGAGGAACTGGACTGA
- a CDS encoding flavin reductase family protein — protein MTTLDPVSTGNSDRDMAQLRRLYGRYPTGVAAVCALRDGQPVGIVATSFTPVSIDPALVSICVQHTSTTWPHLANGRHLGVSVLESRQEATCRQIAAKNVDRFAGVPWFVTESDAVLLSDAVAQLDCEISTTVSAGDHDVVILEVKAAATDIDASPLLFHDSRFRTFAVGHDS, from the coding sequence ATGACTACCCTCGATCCCGTTTCTACTGGGAACTCCGACCGGGATATGGCGCAACTGCGCAGGCTTTACGGTCGTTATCCAACTGGCGTCGCGGCGGTGTGCGCACTGCGTGATGGACAACCGGTCGGGATTGTTGCCACCTCGTTCACCCCGGTATCCATCGATCCGGCGTTGGTGTCGATCTGCGTGCAGCACACGTCGACTACCTGGCCGCATCTGGCAAACGGACGCCATCTAGGCGTCTCGGTCCTGGAATCGCGGCAAGAAGCCACGTGTCGGCAGATTGCGGCGAAGAATGTGGATCGATTTGCCGGAGTGCCATGGTTCGTGACCGAATCCGACGCGGTGCTGCTGTCAGACGCGGTGGCCCAACTCGACTGCGAGATTTCCACGACCGTTTCCGCCGGTGACCATGATGTGGTCATTCTCGAAGTCAAGGCCGCTGCGACGGACATCGACGCATCTCCGCTTCTCTTTCACGACAGCCGATTTCGAACGTTCGCGGTCGGACACGACTCATGA
- a CDS encoding creatininase family protein yields MNEVRVEFMTSAEISAAISEGARTAVLPLGAIEQHGGHLPLSMDADHADELAVRVARHLGGALVLPTVRVGYSPHHLGFTGTLSLRASTLESLCEDYCRHLDKDGFERIVMFSGHIGNHPVMRDFEERLTAALAPLTVIIFSDTEAILNAWQRAADSVASLGANVGGHADIAETSVMLALHPQKVRIDRFARGYTGKVDQQLLDRAFQDGIGAVSANGILGDPEGASERIGKACLDAVTSLIADYARARGA; encoded by the coding sequence ATGAACGAGGTTCGGGTCGAGTTCATGACAAGCGCCGAGATCAGCGCGGCGATCTCGGAGGGAGCACGCACAGCAGTTCTCCCGCTGGGAGCGATCGAACAGCACGGTGGGCACTTGCCGCTGTCGATGGATGCCGATCATGCTGACGAGCTCGCGGTGCGGGTCGCGCGCCATCTCGGGGGCGCGCTGGTTCTGCCGACCGTACGGGTGGGGTACTCACCGCACCACCTCGGATTCACCGGCACCCTGTCGCTTCGCGCGTCCACGCTGGAATCGCTGTGCGAAGACTACTGTCGACACCTCGACAAGGATGGCTTCGAACGAATCGTCATGTTCTCCGGGCATATCGGGAACCATCCCGTGATGCGTGACTTCGAGGAGCGACTCACGGCGGCACTCGCGCCGCTGACCGTCATCATCTTCTCCGATACCGAGGCCATCTTGAACGCGTGGCAACGGGCGGCGGACAGCGTGGCATCTTTGGGCGCCAACGTGGGAGGGCACGCTGACATCGCAGAGACATCGGTGATGCTGGCCCTTCACCCACAGAAGGTCCGCATCGACCGGTTCGCCCGAGGCTACACCGGCAAGGTGGACCAGCAGCTACTCGATCGGGCATTTCAAGACGGAATCGGAGCAGTCTCCGCCAACGGCATTCTGGGTGACCCAGAAGGCGCCTCGGAGCGGATCGGGAAGGCGTGCCTCGACGCGGTCACCTCCCTGATTGCCGACTACGCCCGCGCCCGGGGCGCGTGA
- a CDS encoding AMP-dependent synthetase/ligase gives MLGTLTEFDAVNRTFAQMLCDRAEREPDVIAYCSWRNGAAHPTTWSEYLEQVREVALGLHDLGAVPGDRVAIVSSTRHEWVVAALAILSLGGVPVGVYPTSSVAEVKQALESSEATVVFAENVADVAKVAAVSAELPRLRATIGFDTKPQGFSDSVRAVHWGELRHRGRSRGVTEPELFATLVEEGDIDQPAALFYTSGSTGAPKGVIHTHRTLQYSVLAFVMSYPEVGRIRHDLVAFLGLSHVAPALIGVFTPIMTRLVITYCTMDQRLDALVGVRPTAVLWPPRMHEKLAGEVLQQLSESGAAFRLRYAIAMRIARKVSEMRWRDQDAPWYFNYLYNVCLRRVFLPLRAKVGMDRIRVAWTASGSMSPEVTALWQMWGLDLRELYGTTETCGSVLAQWDRAFPPPGTIGKTMPDPRWKARVSGEGELQLRSPCLFSGYLDDSEATAAAMDHGWYRTGDLVEVDSDGEVRIIGRIKDVLKTSGGKTVSPQPIELRLKASPLIDEAIVVGEGRKYLTVLVGVSAETRTLLTTDRDAALATWIDEVNSELSRPLQLKKFRVLPRPLSAADGELTLKGTIRRSAILASFRDLVDEMYDAGEQGEIARQARFAGGDLK, from the coding sequence GTGTTGGGCACCCTGACGGAGTTCGATGCCGTAAATCGAACTTTCGCTCAGATGCTCTGCGACCGCGCTGAGCGTGAACCCGACGTGATCGCGTATTGCAGCTGGAGGAACGGGGCAGCCCACCCGACCACGTGGAGCGAATATCTTGAGCAGGTCCGGGAGGTTGCGCTCGGTCTGCATGATCTGGGTGCCGTGCCAGGCGACCGGGTAGCCATCGTGTCGTCTACTCGCCACGAGTGGGTCGTGGCCGCACTGGCGATACTCAGTCTCGGCGGTGTTCCCGTGGGCGTGTACCCCACGAGCTCGGTCGCCGAAGTCAAACAGGCACTGGAGAGTTCCGAGGCCACAGTCGTTTTCGCGGAGAACGTGGCAGATGTCGCGAAAGTTGCCGCGGTATCGGCCGAGCTGCCACGACTGCGTGCAACGATCGGGTTCGACACCAAACCGCAGGGCTTTTCGGATTCTGTGCGCGCGGTGCACTGGGGAGAACTGCGCCATCGCGGTCGATCCCGCGGGGTGACCGAACCCGAGCTGTTTGCGACGCTGGTTGAGGAGGGCGATATCGATCAGCCCGCAGCACTGTTCTACACGTCGGGATCGACCGGTGCGCCGAAAGGTGTGATCCACACGCACCGCACCCTGCAGTACTCGGTGCTCGCCTTCGTCATGTCGTACCCAGAGGTCGGTAGAATCAGGCACGACCTCGTTGCATTTCTCGGCCTCTCGCATGTTGCACCCGCGCTGATCGGCGTATTCACCCCGATCATGACTCGCCTCGTCATTACCTACTGCACCATGGATCAACGTCTGGACGCGCTCGTCGGCGTGCGACCGACAGCGGTCCTGTGGCCACCACGAATGCACGAGAAGTTGGCCGGCGAGGTGTTACAGCAGCTTTCGGAGTCTGGCGCCGCCTTCCGACTGCGGTACGCGATAGCGATGCGGATTGCTCGCAAAGTAAGCGAGATGCGCTGGAGAGATCAGGACGCCCCGTGGTATTTCAACTATCTGTACAACGTGTGCCTCCGTCGGGTGTTCCTTCCCCTGCGCGCAAAAGTTGGCATGGACCGCATCAGGGTCGCCTGGACTGCCTCAGGCAGCATGTCCCCCGAGGTGACAGCGCTGTGGCAGATGTGGGGACTCGACCTTCGTGAGCTTTACGGAACGACAGAAACCTGCGGATCGGTTCTTGCCCAGTGGGATCGCGCATTCCCGCCGCCCGGAACAATCGGGAAAACCATGCCCGACCCACGGTGGAAGGCGCGCGTGTCTGGAGAGGGGGAGCTGCAGCTGCGCAGCCCCTGCCTCTTCAGCGGTTACCTCGACGACTCTGAGGCGACGGCCGCTGCGATGGACCACGGCTGGTATCGCACAGGCGATCTGGTGGAGGTGGACTCCGATGGGGAAGTGCGGATCATCGGCAGAATCAAAGATGTCCTCAAGACCAGCGGCGGAAAAACTGTCAGCCCTCAGCCGATCGAGCTCCGACTCAAGGCCAGCCCACTCATTGATGAGGCGATTGTCGTCGGTGAAGGACGCAAGTATCTGACCGTACTGGTCGGCGTGAGTGCGGAGACGCGGACGCTGCTCACGACTGACCGAGATGCCGCGCTTGCCACATGGATCGACGAAGTCAATTCTGAGCTCTCAAGGCCGCTGCAATTGAAGAAGTTCCGCGTCCTACCGCGGCCGCTCTCGGCCGCGGACGGCGAGTTGACTCTCAAGGGCACCATACGGCGCTCGGCAATCCTCGCGTCTTTCCGCGACCTTGTCGATGAGATGTACGACGCCGGTGAGCAGGGGGAGATCGCCCGCCAGGCGCGGTTCGCCGGCGGCGATCTGAAGTAG
- a CDS encoding ABC transporter ATP-binding protein: MALLEVDNVTSGYGRNNIIRGVTLTAGHGSITAIIGPNGAGKTTLVQTIAGVVNARGGTVKLDGEMLEQLPARDRARRGLGYTPQLRNVFGALSVEDNLEVVTRAMGLPRERLDEAFDTFPILAERRKQRAGTLSGGQRQQLAIASSLLMRPKMLILDEPTTGLAPQIVDSLIEQICRIERGGTGVLWVIEEHPKQILPLCERVFLMDSGQMRHEASGPELLADPNFTEIFLGARIPTA, translated from the coding sequence ATGGCACTGCTTGAGGTGGACAATGTGACCAGTGGCTATGGTCGCAACAACATCATCCGAGGCGTCACCCTCACTGCCGGGCACGGGTCCATCACCGCCATCATCGGCCCGAACGGGGCCGGTAAGACGACACTCGTCCAGACCATCGCGGGCGTAGTCAATGCACGTGGTGGGACGGTCAAACTCGACGGAGAGATGCTCGAACAGCTGCCGGCGCGTGACCGGGCACGCCGCGGACTGGGCTATACACCGCAGTTGCGCAACGTCTTTGGGGCATTGTCAGTAGAGGACAACCTCGAGGTCGTCACCCGCGCGATGGGACTGCCGCGCGAACGCCTCGACGAGGCCTTCGACACTTTTCCGATCCTTGCCGAGCGACGCAAGCAACGAGCGGGAACTCTTTCGGGTGGTCAGCGCCAGCAGCTCGCGATTGCCTCGTCCTTACTGATGAGACCAAAGATGTTGATCCTCGACGAGCCCACGACGGGTCTCGCTCCCCAGATCGTCGATTCGCTCATCGAACAGATCTGCCGCATCGAACGCGGGGGGACCGGCGTGCTCTGGGTCATCGAGGAGCACCCTAAGCAGATTCTTCCCTTGTGCGAGCGAGTGTTTCTTATGGACTCGGGTCAGATGCGACACGAGGCGAGCGGGCCGGAGCTGCTGGCCGACCCGAATTTCACCGAGATATTCCTGGGCGCCCGGATTCCGACCGCCTGA